The following nucleotide sequence is from Actinomycetota bacterium.
GCCGGTAGCGGGGGTCGTTGAGGGCGAGGAGCGACGGCAGGAGGTTGTGCTCGCAGAACTCCCGCAACGTGATGCCGGGCGGGAGGTCCTCCGCCCGGACCATCTTGCCGTCGAGGCAGTCCCGGACCTGTGCGTCCACGCGGGCCCGCTCGCCCGGCGGGGGTGCATGGGACCTCACGGCCACGACCACGCCCCCGATCGCGATCCCCAGCACCGCGAGCCCTACGAGCACCCGGAACAAGCGCCGCGACAACAGGCGCCGGAACTCCACCGCGATGAGCGCGCTCACGCGGATGGTTCCCCGGATCGCGGCTCCCGCGTGAGCTCCAGGAACACCGTCTCGAGGTCCTGCTCGTCACGGCGGAGCTCGGTGAGGAACAATCCGCGATCGGCCAGGGCGCGGGTGATCGACGCGGGACCGCCCGACGGAGGCTCCACCAGCAGCGCGTCGCCCTCGAGCCGCGCCTCCATCCCGGCCGCGGCGAGGGCGGCAACACCCGCGGGGAGGTCGTCGAGGCGCACGACCCACCCTCGCGACCGCCCGGTCGAAAGCACGTCCTCGACGGGCCCCGATGCGACGCGCCGGCCCAGGGCCAGGATCGCCACCTGGTCCGCCATCTGGCGCACCTCGGAGAGGATGTGGCTCGACACGAAGACCGTTCTCCCCTCGGCGCCGAGCCGCCGCAGCAGTTCCCGCACTTCCACGATCCCGGCGGGGTCCAGCCCGTTCGCCGGCTCGTCCAGGATGAGCAGCTGCGGGTCCTTGAGCAGGGCGGCCGCGATGCCGAGCCGCTGCCGCATCCCCAGGGAGTACTTCCTGACCTGGTCCCCTGCGCGGTCGGCGAGCCCGACCCGCTCGAGCGTCGCCTCGACGGTTTGGCGGCCGACCCCCTGCAACCGGCCGAGCAGCTCCAGGTTCAATCGGCCGGAGAAGTGGGGGACGAAGGCGGGGGTCTCCACGATCGATCCGACCCGCCGGATCACCGTGGCCAGCCGGTCCGGTGTGTCGGCTCCGAGGAGTCGCAGCCTGCCCCGGGTCGGCCGCACCAGCCCGAGCAGGCACCGGATCGTGGTGGTCTTCCCCGCGCCATTGGGTCCGAGGAACCCGTACACGCCCCCGTCGGGGACCGCGAGGTCGAGCCCGTCGACGGCGACCGTGCGCCGGCCCCGAAGGCTGCGGTACTCCTTGTGGAGCCCCTCGATCTCGATGGCCGACACGGCCCCTCCCCGCCTCCGCGAGCTTAGCCGGGGGCACTGAGCGCCGCTCGCGGGGAGCGCTCGACGCGCCGCTAGGGGCCGTCTGTTCCCCGCTATCCACGGGCGATCAGCGTCGGCGGTAGACGTCGGATCGATGTTCGATGGCCACCACGACCACCACGCGGCGTCGATCGTCGACGCCGGAGGCGATCCGATGGTCGCCCCGACGGGCGCTGTGTAGTCCCTCCAGCTCGAAACGGAGCGCGTGCCCGACTCGGTGCGGATTTGCGGCCAGGGGCCCGTAGATGAACTCGACGGCCGCCGTCGCCACCTTCTCGGGCAGCCGCCGTAGCGCGCGGAGGGCCGGACCGGCCCACTCGACGACGAAGGGCTCTTCGGCCCGGGTCACCGCTTCTTGTTCAGAGCCTGGACCTCGTCCTTGGTGAGGCGCTTCGTCCGCCTCGCGGCGACATCGCCCTCCGCCTCTCGGATCTGTCCCACGAGCTCCGCGTTGCCCAGGATGGCCAACGTCTCCTCGAGGGGACTCGAGGTCCTCGATGCTGAGGATGACGGCCGCCGCCCGACCGTGCTTGGTGATGACCACCCGGCCGTGCTCGCGCTCGATCCGGTCGACGACCTCCGAGAGCCGATTCTTCACGTCAGCGAGCGAAGCCTGCTCGGATATCGCCATGTCCAGAAGTACAGCCACTTTTTGCCCAGTTCCCGAACGGACCAAGCGCGTTGGTGTGACCTCACTGTCGATACTGTCGATTCCGGGTCACCCTGTTCGTCGTACCGGTGAGTCGCGGAAGAGCCGCGAACGACGAAGGAGGCAGGGATGAAGTTCATGCTCCTGATCTACGGCGACGAGCAGGCCGCAGCCCAGGCCACGCCCGAGCAGTTCCAGGCCCAGGCGGATGCGTACGAGGTGTTCACGAAGTCGATCGTCGCCAGCGGCAACTTCCTGGACGGCGACCCGTTCCAGCCGACCTCGACGGCCAAGACCGTCGCGGTCCGCGACGGCCGCACGACCACGACGCCCGGGCCCTTCGAGGCGACGAAGCAGCAGCTGTTCGCCTACTACAAGGTGGAGGCCGACGACGAGCAGCAGGCCCTGGAGATGGCCGCCCGGATCCCGGGAGCCCAGACGGGGACCATCGAGGTCCGGCCGGTGATGACCTTCGACCAGTAGCCCGAGCCGCCACTCGAGCCGCGACCGCGTCGCCCGGCGTCCGCGCACCGCTTCAGGAC
It contains:
- a CDS encoding ABC transporter ATP-binding protein, with the translated sequence MSAIEIEGLHKEYRSLRGRRTVAVDGLDLAVPDGGVYGFLGPNGAGKTTTIRCLLGLVRPTRGRLRLLGADTPDRLATVIRRVGSIVETPAFVPHFSGRLNLELLGRLQGVGRQTVEATLERVGLADRAGDQVRKYSLGMRQRLGIAAALLKDPQLLILDEPANGLDPAGIVEVRELLRRLGAEGRTVFVSSHILSEVRQMADQVAILALGRRVASGPVEDVLSTGRSRGWVVRLDDLPAGVAALAAAGMEARLEGDALLVEPPSGGPASITRALADRGLFLTELRRDEQDLETVFLELTREPRSGEPSA
- a CDS encoding type II toxin-antitoxin system RelE/ParE family toxin, coding for MTRAEEPFVVEWAGPALRALRRLPEKVATAAVEFIYGPLAANPHRVGHALRFELEGLHSARRGDHRIASGVDDRRRVVVVVAIEHRSDVYRRR
- a CDS encoding YciI family protein, which codes for MKFMLLIYGDEQAAAQATPEQFQAQADAYEVFTKSIVASGNFLDGDPFQPTSTAKTVAVRDGRTTTTPGPFEATKQQLFAYYKVEADDEQQALEMAARIPGAQTGTIEVRPVMTFDQ